Proteins co-encoded in one Streptococcus pyogenes genomic window:
- a CDS encoding bifunctional methylenetetrahydrofolate dehydrogenase/methenyltetrahydrofolate cyclohydrolase: MTELIDGKALAQKMQQELAAKVNNLKQKKGIVPGLAVILVGDDPASQVYVRNKERAALTVGFKSETVRLSEFICQEELIAVIERYNADNTIHGILVQLPLPNHINDKKIILAIDPKKDVDGFHPMNTGHLWSGRPLMVPCTPSGIMELLREYNVNLEGKHAVIIGRSNIVGKPMAQLLLDKNATVTLTHSRTRQLEEVCRCADVLIVAIGQGHFITKQYIKDGAIVIDVGMNRDDNGKLIGDVAFDEVAEVAAKITPVPGGVGPMTIAMLLEQTYQSALRSTHK, translated from the coding sequence ATGACAGAACTAATTGATGGTAAAGCCTTAGCTCAAAAGATGCAACAAGAGTTAGCAGCTAAAGTCAACAATCTAAAACAAAAAAAAGGAATTGTACCAGGCTTAGCCGTTATTCTTGTAGGTGATGATCCTGCTAGTCAGGTGTATGTCCGTAATAAAGAGCGTGCAGCTCTTACTGTAGGTTTTAAAAGTGAGACCGTTAGATTATCAGAATTCATTTGTCAAGAAGAGCTTATTGCAGTAATCGAACGTTACAATGCAGATAACACTATTCATGGTATTTTAGTGCAGCTACCCCTGCCAAATCATATTAATGATAAAAAAATTATTCTCGCCATTGATCCCAAAAAAGATGTGGATGGTTTTCACCCGATGAATACAGGTCACCTTTGGTCAGGACGTCCCTTGATGGTTCCTTGTACTCCATCAGGGATTATGGAATTGCTTCGAGAATATAATGTTAACCTTGAAGGTAAACATGCCGTCATTATTGGCAGATCGAATATCGTTGGAAAACCAATGGCACAGCTCTTACTGGACAAAAATGCAACAGTCACGTTGACACATTCAAGAACACGTCAATTAGAAGAAGTATGTCGCTGTGCAGATGTGTTGATTGTGGCAATCGGACAAGGTCATTTCATAACAAAACAATATATAAAAGATGGTGCGATAGTGATTGATGTGGGAATGAACCGTGATGATAATGGCAAGCTAATTGGAGATGTGGCCTTTGATGAGGTGGCAGAAGTTGCAGCGAAAATCACCCCTGTACCAGGAGGTGTCGGTCCTATGACGATTGCTATGTTGCTAGAGCAAACTTATCAATCTGCTCTCCGTAGTACTCATAAATAG
- a CDS encoding phospho-sugar mutase: protein MTYNEVYQEWLHNNDLSDDIKADLAAIKDNEAEIQDRFYKTLEFGTAGLRGKLGAGTNRMNTYMVGKAAQALANTIIDHGPEAVKKGIAVSYDVRYQSRTFAELTCSIMAANGIKAYLYKGIRPTPMCSYAIRALGCISGVMITASHNPQAYNGYKAYWQEGSQILDDIADQIAQHMAALTQYQEIKQMPFEKALDSGLVTYIDESIEEAYKKEVLGLTINDTDIDKSVRVVYTPLNGVGNLPVREVLRRRGFENVYVVPEQEMPDPDFTTVGYPNPEVPKTFAYSEKLGKAVDADILIATDPDCDRVALEVKNAVGDYVFLNGNKIGALLSYYIFSQRFDLGNLPANPVLVKSIVTGDLSRAIASHYGIETVETLTGFKNICGKANEYDVTKQKNYLFGYEESIGFCYGTFVRDKDAVSASMMIVEMAAYYKKKGQNLLDVLQTIYATFGYYNERQIALELEGIEGQKRIARIMEDFRQTPIASVAEMALDKTIDFIDGYQDFPKQNCLKFYLDDGSWYALRPSGTEPKIKFYLYTIGQTQENSATKLDAIEAACRTKINQVN from the coding sequence TTTTTACAAAACACTTGAATTTGGAACAGCAGGGCTAAGAGGAAAACTTGGAGCAGGCACCAATCGCATGAATACCTATATGGTTGGTAAGGCAGCACAAGCTTTAGCTAATACTATTATTGATCATGGACCTGAAGCGGTTAAAAAGGGCATTGCGGTTAGTTATGATGTTCGCTATCAATCTAGAACATTTGCAGAATTAACATGCTCTATTATGGCAGCTAACGGTATTAAGGCGTACCTTTATAAAGGGATTCGGCCAACACCAATGTGTTCGTACGCTATTCGTGCTTTGGGATGTATTTCTGGTGTTATGATTACGGCTAGTCACAATCCCCAAGCTTACAATGGTTACAAAGCTTATTGGCAAGAAGGTTCTCAAATTTTGGATGACATTGCGGATCAAATTGCACAACACATGGCTGCACTAACTCAGTATCAGGAAATCAAACAAATGCCTTTTGAAAAGGCTCTGGACAGTGGACTTGTTACTTATATTGATGAGAGTATTGAAGAAGCATATAAAAAAGAAGTGCTTGGTTTAACGATTAATGATACTGACATTGATAAGTCAGTCCGAGTAGTCTATACCCCTTTAAATGGTGTTGGGAATCTACCAGTGCGTGAGGTTTTAAGACGCCGCGGTTTTGAAAATGTTTATGTGGTACCTGAGCAGGAAATGCCCGATCCTGATTTTACAACAGTTGGCTATCCTAATCCCGAAGTCCCTAAAACTTTTGCATATTCAGAAAAATTAGGTAAGGCAGTTGATGCTGATATTTTGATTGCAACTGATCCAGATTGTGACCGTGTGGCTTTAGAAGTTAAAAATGCAGTCGGTGACTATGTTTTTCTCAATGGCAATAAAATCGGAGCGCTTTTATCTTACTATATCTTTTCACAACGATTTGACTTAGGCAATTTACCGGCTAATCCTGTTTTAGTGAAATCCATTGTAACAGGAGACTTGTCACGGGCTATTGCTAGCCATTATGGTATTGAAACCGTTGAAACATTGACTGGTTTTAAGAATATTTGTGGCAAGGCAAACGAATATGATGTGACGAAACAAAAAAACTACCTGTTTGGTTATGAAGAAAGTATTGGTTTTTGCTATGGCACTTTTGTTCGTGACAAAGACGCTGTTAGCGCCTCTATGATGATTGTAGAAATGGCAGCTTACTACAAGAAAAAAGGGCAGAATTTACTAGATGTTTTGCAGACTATTTATGCGACATTTGGGTATTATAATGAACGTCAAATTGCCTTGGAGCTTGAGGGGATAGAAGGACAAAAACGCATTGCGAGGATAATGGAAGATTTCAGACAGACACCAATAGCTAGTGTTGCAGAGATGGCGTTAGACAAGACAATTGATTTTATTGATGGCTATCAAGATTTTCCAAAGCAAAACTGTCTCAAATTTTATTTGGATGATGGTTCTTGGTATGCACTTAGACCATCAGGAACAGAGCCTAAAATAAAATTTTATTTATATACTATTGGCCAAACACAAGAAAATAGTGCAACAAAATTAGATGCTATTGAAGCAGCGTGTCGCACAAAAATAAATCAGGTTAATTAA